The DNA window CGATCAGGCCGGTGCCGTCGATTTCTTCCTGGGTCTGGTGCGCGACAACACCCAACAGCGCCCCGTTGACCACCTCGAATACGAAGCCTACGACCGCATGGCAATCAGCGAAATGCAGAAGATCGTCGATCAGGCACACGAGCGCTGGACAATTCTGGAGTGCGTCGTTGTTCACCGTAAGGGGCTGCTACGTGTGGGCGAAATTGCCGTCCTGATTGGCGTATCGACTCCCCACCGTGCCGACGCATTCGATGCCTGCCGCTACATCATCGACACCATCAAGCAGACAGTACCTATCTGGAAAAAAGAAGTGTTTACCGACGGGGAATCGTGGGTCAACGCCCACCCCTGACGCTAGCCGGTCATTTGCCTGCGCCGAGCGCGTATGTTCCTGCTAATGGATAGTGGTCGGAGTACCGGACGGTATTGATCGTCTGCAAATTCAGCGCGGGTAGCCGGGGGTCATGAAACTGATTGTCGATGCGGATGTAGCCCGGCAGTCGGTTGTAACTGAACCCAAACCCGTGGCCTGCATCTTCAAAACTACTGGCTAGCGTCCGGCGCATTCGTTCGTAAACGACGCTGTACGGCGTATCGTTGAAATCACCCGCGACGAGCACCGGAAATTCACTTTCCCGAATATGCCGCTCAACGTGCCGCACCTGCCACTGTCGCTCAATAAAACCCATGCGCAGGGCACTCAACACGCCATGCGTTTCGTGTTTCACGCCGGTCATCTCCTGCTGCTTCAGCACTTTACCCACCCGAATTCCCATTGAGTGCAGGTGTACATTGATAACCCGGATCGTGTCGTTGCCGATCTTGATGTTGGCCCAGAGAATCCCGTTGTTCGTACCAAACGCTTCGCGGTCGGAATGAATGATGGGGTACTTGGAAAAAATAGCCATCGCCGGGTTGCCATAGTCCTTATCCAGCTCGCCGGGATTCAGCACGACGGAGTACTTATAACCCGCATCCTGCATTC is part of the Spirosoma rhododendri genome and encodes:
- a CDS encoding molybdenum cofactor biosynthesis protein MoaE, translated to MISITSDPIDISSALTLLQSDQAGAVDFFLGLVRDNTQQRPVDHLEYEAYDRMAISEMQKIVDQAHERWTILECVVVHRKGLLRVGEIAVLIGVSTPHRADAFDACRYIIDTIKQTVPIWKKEVFTDGESWVNAHP
- a CDS encoding endonuclease/exonuclease/phosphatase family protein, encoding MSLRTQAGQLISFFFRSIFWSITIVLALYTLLAYWLLYTLSIEHWLAGMLMISIPVVWLMNLIVGIVWAFTRPWRTWLPVVVVLLGVVLFGRRTFSWHSAEPASASSVTLFSYNVQSFFVNNQVDRTRLIPEVKAAVDYVVGYDAPIKCFQEFTNAKPIPAYNVYQRMQDAGYKYSVVLNPGELDKDYGNPAMAIFSKYPIIHSDREAFGTNNGILWANIKIGNDTIRVINVHLHSMGIRVGKVLKQQEMTGVKHETHGVLSALRMGFIERQWQVRHVERHIRESEFPVLVAGDFNDTPYSVVYERMRRTLASSFEDAGHGFGFSYNRLPGYIRIDNQFHDPRLPALNLQTINTVRYSDHYPLAGTYALGAGK